The Sulfurospirillum diekertiae genomic sequence AGACAACAGCTTTTTTTATGTCGATGACAGCGTGCAACACCATCTTGGCGTGCAATACATTGTCATCAAAGAAAAACATATCTCACACCTTTTGAGTGCCATTTTATATGAGATTATTCTCTATCTTTTGCTCAGCCTTGCATTTGCGACACTGCTTGGGTATGTGCTTGCAAAACTCTTTTTAAAACCCATCAAAGCAGAAATTGAAACACTCGACACTTTTATCAAAGATTCAACGCATGAGCTCAACACGCCGATTACGGCGATTTTGATGAGCATTAGCACGCTTAAAGATGTAGATGAAAAGAAGCGCAAACGCATCGAACTAAGTGCCAAACGCATTGCGACACTCTATGGAAATCTTAGTTACATGCTTCTGCATGACAAGCAAAATGAAGAAAAAAATGATGTCGATGTGAAAAAACTGATCATTGAACGCCTCGAATACTTTGCAGATTTAATGGCAAGTAAACAGATCGACTTAAGCCTAAAACTGGAAGAAAAATCTTTACATGTAAATGAAGAGAGCCTCACCAAACTCATCGACAACCTGCTTTCCAACGCCATCAAATACAACCGTTTTCAAGGGAGCATCGAAGTGGCATTGGACTTTG encodes the following:
- a CDS encoding sensor histidine kinase — its product is MSLSHYEKRSLLRFLLIYLISIYTFIFILAGMFYSIEKKNLYENHSLKMNTIASSVSHKIITAHMMEDEKLVHCLHQGFIEQCFDIEQGFEIALFGVGQKPLHVTFSDAPDFTKKFYLKDNSFFYVDDSVQHHLGVQYIVIKEKHISHLLSAILYEIILYLLLSLAFATLLGYVLAKLFLKPIKAEIETLDTFIKDSTHELNTPITAILMSISTLKDVDEKKRKRIELSAKRIATLYGNLSYMLLHDKQNEEKNDVDVKKLIIERLEYFADLMASKQIDLSLKLEEKSLHVNEESLTKLIDNLLSNAIKYNRFQGSIEVALDFEKFHVKDSGIGIDNSKLGDITKRYKRANSDKGGFGIGLDIVNTICKANGFRLEIHSKEHKGSDFNIVF